One Spinacia oleracea cultivar Varoflay chromosome 4, BTI_SOV_V1, whole genome shotgun sequence DNA segment encodes these proteins:
- the LOC110801112 gene encoding glucan endo-1,3-beta-glucosidase-like isoform X2, with protein sequence MAASLIIPPMATASLMFIVAFVLLSLQHTVAQLGVCYGRNGNNLPNAQATTDLYNYYGIGAMRLYAPDQSTLQALQGTGIELTLGVPNEDIQCIACDQQTANEWVETNIIPYATSIKYIAVGNEIHPSDEPTASSLHPAMQNIQNAINSNNLTGQIKVSTAIDTSLIVNSYPPSKAEFGNLSFITPIIDFLTSNNSPLLVNIQPYTSYVNNQKDITLDFALFTACGTVFTDGETGKEYQNLFDAIYDAVFVAVGKVVGSPSQNGKYRKPPPRVVASESGWPSKGGFSKKGRRHHRYHRHHRQVNGGLECGGASGEAATPENAKMYYTNLIKHVKKGTPLTEGEEIETYLFAMFDEDEKPGDESERFYGLFTPDQQPKYGILDIC encoded by the exons ATGGCAGCTTCCCTTATCATTCCTCCAATGGCTACAGCTTCTTTGATGTTCATCGTAGCATTTGTCTTGCTTAGCCTACAGCACACAG TTGCACAACTGGGAGTATGCTACGGCCGAAACGGAAACAACTTACCAAACGCACAAGCTACAACAGACCTTTACAACTACTACGGCATAGGAGCAATGCGACTCTACGCACCCGACCAATCAACCCTCCAAGCCCTACAAG GAACGGGCATCGAACTCACACTCGGCGTCCCTAACGAAGACATACAATGCATAGCCTGCGATCAACAAACAGCAAACGAGTGGGTCGAAACAAACATCATACCTTACGCAACATCAATCAAGTACATCGCAGTTGGAAACGAAATCCACCCCTCTGATGAACCTACAGCCTCGTCTTTACACCCTGCAATGCAGAACATACAAAACGCGATTAACTCAAACAACTTAACAGGGCAGATTAAG GTCTCTACTGCAATTGACACGAGCTTGATTGTGAACTCTTATCCACCATCTAAAGCGGAGTTTGGGAACTTATCGTTTATTACACCAATAATTGATTTCTTAACGAGTAACAATTCGCCATTGTTGGTAAACATTCAGCCTTATACTTCTTATGTAAATAATCAAAAGGATATTACCCTTGATTTTGCGTTATTTACTGCGTGCGGAACTGTTTTTACTGATGGTGAAACCGGCAAAGAGTACCAGAATTTGTTTGACGCGATTTACGATGCGGTTTTTGTTGCGGTGGGGAAAGTTGTTGGATCCCCGTCTCAGAACGGGAAGTACCGGAAACCTCCGCCTAGGGTGGTGGCTTCGGAAAGTGGGTGGCCGTCTAAAGGTGGGTTTTCTAAAAAAGGGAGAAGGCACCACCGCTACCACCGCCACCACCGCCAGGTGAATGGTGGGTTGGAGTGTGGAGGGGCAAGTGGTGAGGCGGCGACGCCGGAAAATGCGAAGATGTATTACACGAATTTGATTAAGCATGTGAAGAAGGGGACACCGTTGACGGAAGGTGAAGAAATTGAGACGTATTTGTTTGCGATGTTTGATGAGGATGAGAAACCCGGGGATGAATCGGAGCGGTTTTACGGGCTTTTTACGCCCGATCAACAACCCAAGTACGGCATACTCGACATCTGTTGA
- the LOC110801112 gene encoding glucan endo-1,3-beta-glucosidase-like isoform X1, with protein MAASLIIPPMATASLMFIVAFVLLSLQHTDIVVAQLGVCYGRNGNNLPNAQATTDLYNYYGIGAMRLYAPDQSTLQALQGTGIELTLGVPNEDIQCIACDQQTANEWVETNIIPYATSIKYIAVGNEIHPSDEPTASSLHPAMQNIQNAINSNNLTGQIKVSTAIDTSLIVNSYPPSKAEFGNLSFITPIIDFLTSNNSPLLVNIQPYTSYVNNQKDITLDFALFTACGTVFTDGETGKEYQNLFDAIYDAVFVAVGKVVGSPSQNGKYRKPPPRVVASESGWPSKGGFSKKGRRHHRYHRHHRQVNGGLECGGASGEAATPENAKMYYTNLIKHVKKGTPLTEGEEIETYLFAMFDEDEKPGDESERFYGLFTPDQQPKYGILDIC; from the exons ATGGCAGCTTCCCTTATCATTCCTCCAATGGCTACAGCTTCTTTGATGTTCATCGTAGCATTTGTCTTGCTTAGCCTACAGCACACAG ACATTGTAGTTGCACAACTGGGAGTATGCTACGGCCGAAACGGAAACAACTTACCAAACGCACAAGCTACAACAGACCTTTACAACTACTACGGCATAGGAGCAATGCGACTCTACGCACCCGACCAATCAACCCTCCAAGCCCTACAAG GAACGGGCATCGAACTCACACTCGGCGTCCCTAACGAAGACATACAATGCATAGCCTGCGATCAACAAACAGCAAACGAGTGGGTCGAAACAAACATCATACCTTACGCAACATCAATCAAGTACATCGCAGTTGGAAACGAAATCCACCCCTCTGATGAACCTACAGCCTCGTCTTTACACCCTGCAATGCAGAACATACAAAACGCGATTAACTCAAACAACTTAACAGGGCAGATTAAG GTCTCTACTGCAATTGACACGAGCTTGATTGTGAACTCTTATCCACCATCTAAAGCGGAGTTTGGGAACTTATCGTTTATTACACCAATAATTGATTTCTTAACGAGTAACAATTCGCCATTGTTGGTAAACATTCAGCCTTATACTTCTTATGTAAATAATCAAAAGGATATTACCCTTGATTTTGCGTTATTTACTGCGTGCGGAACTGTTTTTACTGATGGTGAAACCGGCAAAGAGTACCAGAATTTGTTTGACGCGATTTACGATGCGGTTTTTGTTGCGGTGGGGAAAGTTGTTGGATCCCCGTCTCAGAACGGGAAGTACCGGAAACCTCCGCCTAGGGTGGTGGCTTCGGAAAGTGGGTGGCCGTCTAAAGGTGGGTTTTCTAAAAAAGGGAGAAGGCACCACCGCTACCACCGCCACCACCGCCAGGTGAATGGTGGGTTGGAGTGTGGAGGGGCAAGTGGTGAGGCGGCGACGCCGGAAAATGCGAAGATGTATTACACGAATTTGATTAAGCATGTGAAGAAGGGGACACCGTTGACGGAAGGTGAAGAAATTGAGACGTATTTGTTTGCGATGTTTGATGAGGATGAGAAACCCGGGGATGAATCGGAGCGGTTTTACGGGCTTTTTACGCCCGATCAACAACCCAAGTACGGCATACTCGACATCTGTTGA
- the LOC110801100 gene encoding glucan endo-1,3-beta-glucosidase isoform X2, whose product MANLSNRPTAAAAATAWLFIVATLLLSCQRFTEAQIGVCYGRNGNNLPSPQDVINLYKSRGITRMRMYDPGPNSLQALRGTNIGLILDVPRTDLRSLGSDAGAATRWVQKNVVAYASNVNFRYIAVGNEIMPGDAEAGSILPAMQNVQNALRSANLADRIKVSTAVKSSIVDGFPPSKGFFTSSSYMNPIVNFLRNNNSPLLANIYPYFAYLGTGSIRLDYALFTSPNAQVNDDNGLQYKNLFDALVDTMYAALARAGGPNIPIVVSESGWPSAGGDSRGAATPGNAATYYANLIGHVRQGTPRKNGQAIETYLFAMFDENQKGGGTENNFGVFSPNQQPKYNLNFRG is encoded by the exons ATGGCTAACCTTAGCAACCGTCCCACGGCTGCCGCCGCCGCCACGGCCTGGTTGTTCATCGTAGCGACCTTATTGCTTAGCTGCCAACGCTTTACTG AAGCGCAAATTGGTGTATGTTATGGAAGAAATGGCAACAACTTACCCTCCCCACAAGACGTGATAAACCTGTATAAATCTCGAGGAATAACAAGGATGAGAATGTATGATCCCGGTCCAAATTCCCTCCAAGCCCTTAGAGGAACGAACATAGGGCTAATCCTCGATGTCCCTAGGACCGATCTCAGGTCACTCGGCTCAGATGCGGGAGCTGCAACCCGTTGGGTCCAAAAAAATGTAGTCGCTTACGCGTCTAATGTAAATTTCCGTTACATTGCGGTCGGTAACGAAATCATGCCTGGTGATGCTGAGGCAGGGTCAATACTCCCCGCCATGCAAAATGTCCAAAATGCCCTTCGTTCAGCTAACTTAG cCGACAGGATCAAAGTCTCCACGGCGGTAAAAAGTAGCATCGTCGACGGCTTCCCGCCGTCTAAAGGTTTTTTCACATCTTCATCATACATGAACCCAATCGTTAACTTCCTTAGAAACAACaactcaccattgttagccAACATCTACCCTTACTTTGCCTACCTCGGTACCGGATCCATTCGCCTAGATTACGCCCTCTTTACGTCACCTAACGCCCAAGTTAACGACGATAACGGTTTACAATACAAAAACCTCTTTGATGCCCTGGTTGACACAATGTATGCCGCTTTGGCTCGGGCCGGGGGCCCGAACATACCAATCGTGGTGTCCGAGAGCGGATGGCCGTCGGCCGGCGGTGATAGCCGTGGTGCCGCTACTCCCGGTAACGCGGCGACGTATTATGCGAACCTGATTGGCCACGTGAGGCAGGGGACGCCTAGGAAGAACGGGCAGGCGATTGAGACGTACTTGTTTGCCATGTTTGATGAGAATCAAAAGGGTGGTGGTACTGAGAATAATTTTGGTGTGTTTAGTCCTAATCAACAGCCAAAGTATAACCTTAATTTCAGAGGATGA
- the LOC110801100 gene encoding glucan endo-1,3-beta-glucosidase isoform X1: MANLSNRPTAAAAATAWLFIVATLLLSCQRFTVATLLLLAMILPSFRVTEAQIGVCYGRNGNNLPSPQDVINLYKSRGITRMRMYDPGPNSLQALRGTNIGLILDVPRTDLRSLGSDAGAATRWVQKNVVAYASNVNFRYIAVGNEIMPGDAEAGSILPAMQNVQNALRSANLADRIKVSTAVKSSIVDGFPPSKGFFTSSSYMNPIVNFLRNNNSPLLANIYPYFAYLGTGSIRLDYALFTSPNAQVNDDNGLQYKNLFDALVDTMYAALARAGGPNIPIVVSESGWPSAGGDSRGAATPGNAATYYANLIGHVRQGTPRKNGQAIETYLFAMFDENQKGGGTENNFGVFSPNQQPKYNLNFRG, translated from the exons ATGGCTAACCTTAGCAACCGTCCCACGGCTGCCGCCGCCGCCACGGCCTGGTTGTTCATCGTAGCGACCTTATTGCTTAGCTGCCAACGCTTTACTG TGGCTACTTTGCTCCTTCTTGCAATGATCCTACCTAGTTTTCGAGTAACAG AAGCGCAAATTGGTGTATGTTATGGAAGAAATGGCAACAACTTACCCTCCCCACAAGACGTGATAAACCTGTATAAATCTCGAGGAATAACAAGGATGAGAATGTATGATCCCGGTCCAAATTCCCTCCAAGCCCTTAGAGGAACGAACATAGGGCTAATCCTCGATGTCCCTAGGACCGATCTCAGGTCACTCGGCTCAGATGCGGGAGCTGCAACCCGTTGGGTCCAAAAAAATGTAGTCGCTTACGCGTCTAATGTAAATTTCCGTTACATTGCGGTCGGTAACGAAATCATGCCTGGTGATGCTGAGGCAGGGTCAATACTCCCCGCCATGCAAAATGTCCAAAATGCCCTTCGTTCAGCTAACTTAG cCGACAGGATCAAAGTCTCCACGGCGGTAAAAAGTAGCATCGTCGACGGCTTCCCGCCGTCTAAAGGTTTTTTCACATCTTCATCATACATGAACCCAATCGTTAACTTCCTTAGAAACAACaactcaccattgttagccAACATCTACCCTTACTTTGCCTACCTCGGTACCGGATCCATTCGCCTAGATTACGCCCTCTTTACGTCACCTAACGCCCAAGTTAACGACGATAACGGTTTACAATACAAAAACCTCTTTGATGCCCTGGTTGACACAATGTATGCCGCTTTGGCTCGGGCCGGGGGCCCGAACATACCAATCGTGGTGTCCGAGAGCGGATGGCCGTCGGCCGGCGGTGATAGCCGTGGTGCCGCTACTCCCGGTAACGCGGCGACGTATTATGCGAACCTGATTGGCCACGTGAGGCAGGGGACGCCTAGGAAGAACGGGCAGGCGATTGAGACGTACTTGTTTGCCATGTTTGATGAGAATCAAAAGGGTGGTGGTACTGAGAATAATTTTGGTGTGTTTAGTCCTAATCAACAGCCAAAGTATAACCTTAATTTCAGAGGATGA